One Peromyscus leucopus breed LL Stock chromosome 14, UCI_PerLeu_2.1, whole genome shotgun sequence genomic window carries:
- the Moap1 gene encoding modulator of apoptosis 1: MTQRLLEDWCRGMDMNPRKALLIAGIPTTCGVTEIEEALQAGLAPLGEYRLLGRMFRRDENKNVALIGLTVETSSARVPREIPGKGSVWRVIFKSPNADNEFLCRLNDFLQGEGVTIGELTRVLGNRNDPVSLDQAMIPDMRAPVLAQALDEARKPTLQCLKYKKLSIFSGRDPPGPGEKNFESWMFHTCQVMKTWHVSDIEKRRRLIESLRGPAFEIIRVLKKNNPFITVAECLKSLETIFGIVDNPRALQVRYLTTYQKDNEKLSEYVLRLEPLLQRLAQKGLIEREILNQARLDQIVAGAVHKTVRRELGLPEGAAPTLLQLLSLINNKEAQEEEEEEALQAELEGCFT; this comes from the coding sequence ATGACGCAGAGGCTCTTAGAAGACTGGTGCAGGGGGATGGATATGAACCCGCGGAAAGCACTGTTGATTGCCGGCATCCCTACGACCTGCGGAGTGACAGAGATCGAGGAGGCCCTGCAGGCTGGCCTGGCTCCCTTGGGGGAATACAGACTGCTTGGGAGGATGTTCAGGAGGGATGAGAACAAGAATGTAGCCTTGATAGGCCTTACAGTAGAGACTAGCAGTGCTCGGGTTCCCAGGGAGATACCTGGAAAAGGAAGTGTCTGGAGAGTGATCTTTAAGTCTCCTAATGCTGATAATGAATTTTTATGcagattaaatgattttttaCAGGGAGAGGGCGTCACGATTGGTGAATTGACCAGAGTTCTTGGGAATCGAAATGACCCTGTCAGCCTAGACCAAGCCATGATCCCTGATATGCGAGCCCCCGTGTTGGCACAGGCATTAGATGAGGCTCGTAAGCCAACCCTTCAGTGTCTGAAGTACAAAAAGCTGAGTATATTCTCAGGCAGGGATCCTCCGGGACCAGGTGAAAAAAATTTTGAATCCTGGATGTTTCATACTTGTCAGGTAATGAAAACATGGCACGTGTCAGATATAGAGAAAAGAAGGCGGTTGATAGAGAGCCTTAGAGGCCCAGCATTTGAAATTATTCGAGTCCTCAAGAAAAACAATCCTTTCATTACAGTTGCAGAATGCCTGAAGTCTCTTGAGACAATATTTGGGATTGTTGATAATCCTAGGGCATTGCAGGTCAGATACCTTACTACTTATCAGAAGGATAATGAAAAGCTATCTGAATATGTCCTAAGGTTGGAGCCTTTATTACAGAGATTGGCACAGAAAGGACTAATTGAGAGAGAAATTCTGAATCAGGCCCGTCTAGACCAAATCGTTGCAGGGGCAGTCCACAAGACAGTTCGAAGAGAGCTTGGACTGCCTGAGGGTGCAGCCCCAACCTTACTGCAGTTACTGTCACTGATAAATAATAAGGaggcacaggaggaggaggaggaagaagccctTCAGGCTGAATTAGAAGGGTGTTTCACTTGA
- the Tmem251 gene encoding transmembrane protein 251 isoform X1 yields MPKAPDYSELSDSCTLAGGTGRFSGPLHRAWRMMNFRQRMGWIGVGLYLLASAAAFYYVFEINETYNRLALEHIQQHPEEPREGTTWTHSLKARLLSLPFWLWTVIFLIPYLQMFLFLYSCTRADPKTVGYCIIPICLAVICNRHQAFVKASNQISRLQLIDT; encoded by the exons ATGCCAAAGGCACCTGACTATTCAGAACTGAGTGACTCTTGCACGCTTGctgggggaacaggaagattTTCGGGACCACT GCACAGAGCATGGAGAATGATGAACTTCCGTCAGCGGATGGGATGGATTGGAGTGGGACTGTATTTGCTAGCAAGTGCAGCAGCATTTTACTATGTTTTTGAAATCAATGAGACTTACAACAGGCTGGCTTTGGAACACATTCAGCAGCACCCCGAGGAGCCTCGGGAAGGAACCACATGGACACACTCCTTGAAAGCTCGGTTACTTTCCCTGCCCTTTTGGTTGTGGACAGTTATTTTTCTGATACCATACCtacaaatgtttttgtttctttattcttgtACAAGAGCTGATCCCAAAACAGTGGGCTATTGTATCATCCCCATATGCTTGGCAGTTATCTGCAATCGGCACCAGGCATTTGTCAAGGCTTCTAATCAGATCAGCAGGCTGCAACTGATTGACACATAA
- the Tmem251 gene encoding transmembrane protein 251 isoform X2, with amino-acid sequence MMNFRQRMGWIGVGLYLLASAAAFYYVFEINETYNRLALEHIQQHPEEPREGTTWTHSLKARLLSLPFWLWTVIFLIPYLQMFLFLYSCTRADPKTVGYCIIPICLAVICNRHQAFVKASNQISRLQLIDT; translated from the coding sequence ATGATGAACTTCCGTCAGCGGATGGGATGGATTGGAGTGGGACTGTATTTGCTAGCAAGTGCAGCAGCATTTTACTATGTTTTTGAAATCAATGAGACTTACAACAGGCTGGCTTTGGAACACATTCAGCAGCACCCCGAGGAGCCTCGGGAAGGAACCACATGGACACACTCCTTGAAAGCTCGGTTACTTTCCCTGCCCTTTTGGTTGTGGACAGTTATTTTTCTGATACCATACCtacaaatgtttttgtttctttattcttgtACAAGAGCTGATCCCAAAACAGTGGGCTATTGTATCATCCCCATATGCTTGGCAGTTATCTGCAATCGGCACCAGGCATTTGTCAAGGCTTCTAATCAGATCAGCAGGCTGCAACTGATTGACACATAA